The following are from one region of the Corylus avellana chromosome ca1, CavTom2PMs-1.0 genome:
- the LOC132167196 gene encoding triosephosphate isomerase, chloroplastic, with protein MAVASTSLASQLSAQFSGLRRSSPKLDHSQPQTLFQHVHSHIRLSSSRKGCRGVVSMAGSGKFFVGGNWKCNGTKDTISKLVSDLNSAKLEADVDVVVAPPFVYIDQVKNTLTDRIEISAQNSWVGKGGAFTGEISVEQLKDIGCKWVILGHSERRHVIGEVDQFIGKKAAYALTEGLGVIACIGEKLEEREAGKTFDVCFQQLKAFADAVPSWENVVIAYEPVWAIGTGKVASPAQAQEVHAAVRDWLKKNISAEVASKTRIIYGGSVNGGNSAELAKQEDIDGFLVGGASLKGPEFATIINSVTSKKVAA; from the exons ATGGCCGTGGCGTCCACTTCTCTCGCCTCCCAGCTCTCGGCGCAGTTCTCCGGCCTCCGCCGATCCTCGCCGAAGCTCGACCACTCTCAACCACAAACCTTATTCCAACACGTCCACTCCCATATCCGCCTCTCCTCCTCTCGCAAAGGCTGCCGCGGCGTCGTTTCAATGGCTGGCTCTGGCAAG TTCTTTGTTGGTGGAAACTGGAAGTGT aatGGGACAAAAGACACTATCAGCAAGCTTGTCTCTGACTTGAACAGTGCAAAATTGGAGGCTGATGTTG ATGTTGTTGTAGCACCTCCCTTTGTTTACATCGATCAGGTGAAGAACACATTAACAGATCGGATTGAGATATCTGCTCAGAACTCTTGGGTCGGAAAGGGTGGGGCTTTCACGGGTGAAATCAG TGTGGAACAATTGAAAGATATTGGCTGCAAGTGGGTTATTCTTGGGCATTCAGAGCGGAGACATGTTATTGGTGAAGTTGATCAG TTTATAGGAAAGAAAGCTGCCTATGCTTTGACTGAGGGTCTTGGAGTAATAGCTTGCATTGGGGAAAAGTTGGAAGAAAGGGAAGCCGGGAAAACTTTTGATGTCTGTTTTCAGCAACTGAAGGCTTTTGCAG ATGCAGTACCTAGTTGGGAGAATGTGGTTATTGCTTATGAGCCTGTATGGGCCATTGGGACTGGTAAAGTTGCATCACCTGCGCAAGCACAGGAAGTACATGCAGCTGTTCGTGACTGGCTAAAGAAGAATATCTCGGCAGAAGTTGCATCTAAAACACGAATTATTTATGGAG GGTCTGTAAATGGAGGCAATTCTGCTGAGCTTGCAAAACAAGAAGATATTGATGGTTTTCTGGTCGGTGGTGCTTCCTTAAAG GGTCCTGAGTTTGCTACTATTATCAATTCTGTAACATCCAAGAAAGTTGCTGCTTGA
- the LOC132167027 gene encoding uncharacterized protein LOC132167027, translating to MGAVILHSKHICQSKPNSKENQAFYFLYKPLLETRRGIEKDMEWFYTKRRGPEWKQGWTGQTLGSISTPPLHLLTIFGIVIVLLWLSQSTDYKAQLKYTTVNFQLFIFLLPILLILFMAAYSTGGRFHFPLLRSEYESVQRAGGLPWGIAILVVVLLLLLSYQSSFHSQWFGPLWR from the coding sequence ATGGGTGCAGTGATTCTACACTCAAAGCATATATGCCAAAGCAAACCTAATAGCAAAGAAAACCAAGCTTTTTACTTCTTATATAAACCATTATTGGAGACAAGGAGAGGGATAGAGAAAGACATGGAGTGGTTCTACACTAAGAGGAGGGGTCCAGAGTGGAAACAAGGGTGGACAGGCCAGACCCTTGGCTCCATTTCCACCCCACCACTCCATTTGCTCACCATTTTTGGCATTGTTATTGTCTTGCTCTGGCTTTCTCAATCCACAGACTATAAGGCCCAGTTGAAATACACAACAGTCAACTTCcaacttttcattttcttgttgcCCATTCTTTTGATACTCTTCATGGCTGCATATTCTACCGGCGGAAGGTTCCACTTTCCTCTCTTGCGCTCGGAGTATGAGTCGGTTCAGCGAGCTGGTGGCTTGCCTTGGGGCATTGCCATCTTGGTGGTGGTGCTTCTGCTGTTGCTTTCTTACCAATCATCGTTTCATTCCCAGTGGTTTGGACCTCTTTGGAGGTGA
- the LOC132167028 gene encoding uncharacterized protein LOC132167028 — translation MGFLIILSIVLFLLWFSQSPDIKAQFNYTVFNLQVFLFLLPFLLVLYMASFTTGWRFRFPFWQPEYFGSAQPGGGLPWGTALVAALILVLLSYQSTFRSMWFGPFNWGGRKGDSN, via the exons ATGGGCTTCCTCATCATTCTCTCCATTGTCCTTTTCTTGCTCTGGTTTTCCCAATCCCCAGATATCAAGGCCCAGTTCAACTACACAGTATTCAACTTGCAGGTGTTCCTTTTTCTGTTGCCCTTTCTATTGGTACTCTATATGGCTTCATTTACTACGGGCTGGAGGTTCCGCTTTCCTTTCTGGCAGCCGGAGTACTTCGGCTCAGCTCAGCCAGGCGGCGGCTTGCCTTGGGGTACTGCCTTGGTGGCGGCGCTCATTCTGGTCTTGCTTTCTTACCAATCAACCTTTCGTTCCATGTGGTTTGGACCTTTTAATTGGGG aGGGAGaaaaggagattcgaactag
- the LOC132170085 gene encoding uncharacterized protein LOC132170085, with product MAHRRSTTSSILDVFSLNPLPYPVLLILAVISIFLGMSWYFSYEEAVETAEEQLSWVLLATPVVLVVVVRWLSSMENPGSSLFATSPWDQRRRTHHLPSEGSSPWAVAALIVLLLVMVQYRSIFLDGWSI from the coding sequence ATGGCCCACAGAAGAAGCACAACCTCCTCCATCTTGGACGTTTTCAGCCTGAATCCTCTCCCATACCCAGTTCTGCTAATTCTAGCCGTCATCTCAATCTTCCTCGGCATGTCTTGGTACTTCTCGTACGAGGAAGCCGTGGAAACCGCTGAAGAACAACTGAGTTGGGTCCTCTTGGCAACACCTGTCGTGTTAGTTGTCGTCGTCCGGTGGCTGTCGTCGATGGAAAATCCAGGTAGTAGTTTGTTTGCCACGTCGCCGTGGGACCAGCGCCGGCGGACCCACCATCTCCCGTCGGAAGGGAGCTCCCCGTGGGCTGTGGCTGCTTTGATTGTGCTGCTGCTTGTTATGGTGCAATACCGTTCTATCTTTCTTGATGGCTGGTCAATTTAG